From the genome of Catenulispora sp. MAP5-51:
TGACCATATAGAGGAGACCGTGCGGGTCAGACCCGCATAACACGAATTTTGAACGCGCTTGGCTCAGGCTCGATTCGGCGCGTACACCTGGACGTTCCCGGAGTCGACGCGGACCGCGAGCCGGGGCAGCGCGGGCAGCGGCGAGCCGCCGAGCGGACGCGTCAGCGGTGCCCCGGCCGTGGTGAAGGTGGCGCCGTGGCAGGGACAGGCGAGCCGGTCGTGGGGGGTGTCCAGGCGCAGGCGGCAGCCCTGGTGTGTGCAGAACCCGGACACGGCCTGGATACGTCCCGACTCCCGCCGGACGAAGCCCGACACGGCCCCGAGGTCGAACGACAGCACCGCGCCTTCGGGCAGGTCCGCGGCGGCGGCGACGGTCTGCCAGCTGCCGGCGGTCGGCGTCAGCTCCTGGCCGCCGTGCTCGGCGGCCGGAGACGCCGAACCGACCAGCGCCGCCTCGACGCCGACGCCCGCGACGACTCC
Proteins encoded in this window:
- a CDS encoding Rieske (2Fe-2S) protein — encoded protein: MKRPIDRYVDSLLRRRRPAAFAPTEDDIAVARAAIDLAAAVPDAQRPREAFVEDLRRRLAEQQDAPPPTPAVAEAHRIRGRRRFLTATALTATGVVAGVGVEAALVGSASPAAEHGGQELTPTAGSWQTVAAAADLPEGAVLSFDLGAVSGFVRRESGRIQAVSGFCTHQGCRLRLDTPHDRLACPCHGATFTTAGAPLTRPLGGSPLPALPRLAVRVDSGNVQVYAPNRA